One Helianthus annuus cultivar XRQ/B chromosome 12, HanXRQr2.0-SUNRISE, whole genome shotgun sequence genomic region harbors:
- the LOC110895658 gene encoding putative F-box protein At3g16590, with amino-acid sequence MPDNIPFELRELIINKLPVEPLIRFRTVCKAWKSLIDSSDFIRNHITQQNQQHLLLRYHDAVHLELKYVSIADNDDATFPHHKVPVTIPQSVVNMVHYEITVDSSHGLLCLFGYFDEKAVIWNPSIRKAVDVVLPNMADFEIDVYRTVLGFGVCRETRDPKIVKLRKDMEGVIPWQVEVFTLSTRVWRSAYSSNVPSKYFWFGGEQVVVGGVVYWLAINRVDAVGGCGDLIVSFDLTSEEFGEVKLPHRLDYNNCRLCMFKPREQLVAIERCPEGYKPRVYHVWVMKDGVPKLFEKLFTISGHTLNGSLVSSVQ; translated from the coding sequence ATGCCAGACAACATTCCCTTCGAACTCCGAGAGCTAATCATCAACAAGCTTCCAGTGGAACCCTTGATTCGATTCCGAACAGTCTGCAAAGCATGGAAGTCCCTCATCGACAGTTCCGATTTCATTCGAAATCATATCACCCAACAGAATCAGCAACATCTGCTCTTAAGGTATCACGACGCTGTTCATCTCGAGCTAAAATATGTTTCAATTGCTGACAATGATGATGCTACTTTCCCCCATCATAAGGTTCCTGTTACTATCCCCCAATCGGTAGTTAATATGGTTCACTATGAAATAACAGTTGACAGTTCCCACGGATTATTGTGTTTGTTCGGTTATTTCGACGAGAAGGCGGTTATTTGGAATCCTTCTATTAGGAAAGCAGTTGATGTTGTTCTGCCTAATATGGCTGATTTTGAGATTGATGTGTATAGAACTGTTCTAGGGTTTGGGGTTTGTCGGGAGACTAGGGACCCGAAGATTGTTAAGCTTAGAAAAGACATGGAAGGTGTGATCCCGTGGCAAGTTGAGGTGTTTACGTTAAGCACTAGGGTTTGGAGAAGTGCGTATAGCAGCAATGTACCGAGTAAGTATTTTTGGTTTGGTGGGGAACAGGTGGTTGTAGGTGGAGTTGTTTATTGGCTTGCTATTAATAGGGTTGATGCTGTAGGTGGGTGTGGGGATTTGATTGTTTCGTTTGATCTGACAAGTGAAGAATTTGGAGAAGTGAAGCTTCCGCATAGATTAGACTATAATAATTGTCGTTTGTGTATGTTTAAGCCAAGGGAGCAACTTGTTGCAATTGAACGCTGTCCAGAGGGCTATAAACCCCGGGTTTACCATGTATGGGTGATGAAGGATGGTGTTCCAAAGTTGTTTGAAAAGCTCTTCACTATCAGTGGTCATACACTGAATGGATCACTGGTTTCTTCTGTACAGTGA